The following DNA comes from Cedecea neteri.
TGCGGCGAATCATCTGCATCGGCACATGCCCCGGGCCTTCAATCATCACCTGGACATCGTACTCCCAGGCAATTTTGGTCAACTCGCCCAGCGTATGCAGTTCGGCAAACTGAGCTTCGTCGTTGGCATCCTGGATGGAGCCCGGACGTAAGCCATCGCCCAGAGAAAGGGAAACGTCATAGGCGGCGCAGATTTCGCAGATTTCACGGAAGTGCTGATACAGGAAGTTTTCCTGATGATGGGACAGGCACCACTTTGCCATAATTGATCCACCGCGCGACACAATTCCGGTCAGGCGCTTCGCGGTCATCGGAACATAGCGAAGCAGCACTCCAGCGTGAATGGTGAAGTAATCCACGCCTTGCTCTGCCTGCTCCAGCAGCGTGTCGCGGAACATCTCCCAGCTCAGGTCTTCGGCGATACCGTTCGCCTTCTCCAGTGCCTGGTAGATTGGCACCGTGCCGATGGGCACCGGGCTATTACGCAGGATCCATTCCCGCGTTTCGTGAATATAGCGGCCGGTTGAAAGGTCCATCACCGTGTCTGCCCCCCAGCGTGTTGCCCAGACTAGCTTCTCCACCTCCTCTTCAATAGAAGACGTGACCGCCGAGTTGCCGATATTGGCATTGACCTTCACCAGGAAATTGCGACCGATAATCATCGGCTCTGATTCCGGGTGGTTGATATTGGCGGGAATAATCGCTCGCCCGGCGGCGACTTCATCGCGGACAAACTCCGGCGTGATGTTTTCCGGCAGGCGGGCCCCAAACCCTTCGCCGGGATGCTGGTGGCGCAGGACGGCATCACGAATACGCTCGCGCCCCATATTTTCGCGAATGGCGATGAATTCCATCTCCGGGGTGACAAGGCCTTTGCGGGCGTAATGCAACTGGGTGACGCATTGTCCGGCTATTGCCCGGCGAGGTTTGGACTGAGTTTCAAAGCGCAATTCGTCCAGGCCGTCGTCGGCAAGACGCGCTTTTGTGTAAGCGGAGCTGCGTTCATCCAGTGCTTCGCTGTCACGCCGGTCGGCAATCCATGCGCTGCGTAGGGGAGATATCCCGTGTAACACGTTTATTGAGATGTCCGGATCGCCATAAGGACCGGAGGTATCGTAGACGGGAACTGCATCGTTCGGCTGATATTGCGGGGCATCTTTGCTCCCGCCAGTGAGCGTTGGGCTGAGCTGGATTTCGCGCATCGGGATGCGGATATCTTCGCGTGACCCGGTCAGATAGATGCGTCTGGAGTTAGGGAAGGCGGTACCTTCAAGCGTATTGATAAAGTGTTGGGCGGCGGCGCGTTGTTCACGGCGGCCAGGTTTGTTTTCAGATGCAGACATAGCTCATTCCAGGTTTAGTCAGGATATGGCTTGTCAGGACAACGGAAGGAGTAATGGATATGGGCCGCCCGAAAACGGGTGTACCCAAAGACAGAATTACTCTTGTTCCCTTCGCAGGTTCTAACCTGATCAGGTTCCGCGGATCCCGAATTAACGGTCTCAGCCGGTGCTTAACGCACTCGGCACTCCGACAAGAATGATCCCACCTTGCGGTGGGAAAGTTGTAAATTACTCGTTAATAGCTAACAACTCAAGCCGGACTTGCCAGCCCGGCAGGATCGCTGGCGCTGCCGTCGAGGTTGTTATCAATAGCCAGGAGGACTAGTTTATCTTCAAGGGTGAAGCGGGACCCCAGGCACTCGCCAATCTCCGACAGCGCCTGCTGAAACTCGACCCAGCTGTCGCGGTCGATGGCGTTTTCCAGGTGGGAGTCGTAGAGGTCCATGATTTGCTGGGTGTTGGCTTCCAGTTGAGGGTAGAGCTGAGCTGCGCTTAGCAGCGGGCTACTGCCTTCCAGGTTGCTGATGATTCGCTCGTAGATACTGAAATGACCGGAAGAGAGGTAATCCACCAGGCCGTGGCAAAAATTGTCTAACGCTTTTTCGTCGAGCGCGGTGTGCGATTCCTTGTTAGGCTTGATCCCGACCATGTTGTAATAGGCGACCAACAGGTGCTTACGGGCCTGCAGCCAATGGTCAACTAACTCATTACTACCACCAACGCGCTCAGTCAGATTGGCTAACTGGTTCAGCATGATTGAGACTCCGTGAGTTAAAAGATTGAACGCAAACTAACCCAAAAAAGTAAAAACTAATTGTTTATATCAGTGAACACGGGGATGTGCACCAGGTTATGGAACGTGTTATTCAAAACTTAGATCATGGTTGGTGGATAGTCAGCCATGAGCAAAAAATATGGTTGCCGCAGGGTGACTTACCTCACGGCAGCGCGGAAGAATTTCAGCTCGTAGGCACCCGTGCTCTGGATATTGGTGAGTGGGAAGGTGAGCCCGTCTGGCTGATTCGTGAAAACCGCCGCTCGGACATGGGCTCGCTGCGCCAGCTTCTGGATCGCGATGTGGGCCTGTTCCAACTGGCCGGGCGAGGCGTTCAGCTGGCCGAGTTTTATCGCTCGCATAAGTATTGCGGTTACTGCGGCCATGAAATGCACTTCAGCAAAAGCGAATGGGCAATGCTCTGTGGGCACTGCCGGGAACGGTATTACCCGCAAATTGCCCCCTGCATTATTGTCGCTATCCGTAAGGACGATCATATCCTGCTGGCTCAGCACACGCGGCATCGCAACGGCGTTTACACCGTCCTGGCCGGATTTGTCGAGGTCGGCGAAACGCTGGAGCAGGCGGTAGCGCGCGAAGTCATGGAAGAGAGCAGTATTCAGGTGAAAAACCTGCGCTACGTGACTTCCCAGCCTTGGCCGTTCCCGCAGTCGCTAATGACCGCCTTTATGGCGGATTACCACAGCGGCGAAATCAAAATTGACCCGAAAGAACTGCTGGATGCGGGCTGGTATCGCTATGACCAACTGCCGCTATTGCCGCCGCCGGGCACCGTGGCACGCCGCTTAATTGAAGATACCGTCGCCCTGTGTCGCGCGGACTATGAATGATAGACTGCGGCGATACAGCTAAAGGAAAGGTAAAAATGACTGAACTGAAGAACGATCGTTACCTGCGCGCCCTGCAGCGCTTGCCGGTAGATGTCACCCCGGTGTGGATGATGCGCCAGGCAGGGCGTTATTTGCCGGAATATAAGGCGACGCGCGCTCAGGCAGGTGACTTTATGTCGCTGTGCAAAAATGCTGAGCTGGCCTGCGAAGTCACCCTGCAACCGCTGCGCCGTTATGCGCTTGATGCGGCGATCCTCTTCTCGGACATTCTGACCATCCCGGACGCGATGGGGCTTGGGTTGTATTTTGAAGCCGGTGAAGGCCCACGCTTTAGCTCCCCGATTCAAAGCCTGGCCGATGTTCAAAAGCTGCCGATTCCCGATCCGGAAGGCGAGCTGGCATACGTGATGAACGCGGTGCGCACGATTCGTCGTGAACTGAAGGGCGAAGTGCCGCTGATTGGCTTCTCCGGCAGCCCGTGGACGCTGGCCACTTATATGGTGGAAGGCGGTAGCAGCAAAGCCTTCACCGTGATTAAGAAAATGATGTTTGCCGACCCGAAAGCGCTGCACCTGTTGCTGGACAAGTTGGCGCAGAGCGTGACGCTGTACCTGAATGCGCAAATCCGCGCGGGCGCGCAGTCGGTGATGATCTTTGACACCTGGGGCGGCGTGCTGAGCGGACGTGATTACAAAGAATTCTCGCTCTATTACATGCACAAAATCGTCGATGGCCTGCTGCGTGAAAACGATGGCCGCCGTGTGCCGGTGACGTTGTTCACCAAAGGCGGCGGGCAGTGGCTTGAAGCGATGGCGGAAACCGGGTGTGATGCACTGGGCCTCGACTGGACAACGGATATTGCAGATGCACGTCGCCGCGTAGGTCATAAAGTCGCGCTGCAGGGGAATATGGACCCTTCCATGCTCTACGCTCAGCCGGCACGCATCGAAGAAGAAGTTGCCACCATTCTGGCAGGTTTCGGGCAGGGGGAAGGGCACGTCTTTAACCTTGGGCATGGTATTCACCAGGATGTTCCGCCAGAGCATGCAGGCGTCTTTGTGGAAGCCGTGCATCGCCTGTCTGCGCAATATCACCGCGCTTAAGGTAGCAAGAGATGGATCTCACCGTACTGCGAGAGCAACAGCTGGATCTGGCCTCAAAAGTGATCCGCGAAGATCGCCTTGAGCAGGATCCACCGCGGTTGATCGCCGGGGCCGATGTGGGGTTTGAACAAGGCGGAGACGTCACCCGCGCGGCCATCGTTTTGTTGAGCTATCCGTCTCTTGAGTTGGTTGAATATCAGGTGGCAAGAATTGCCACCACCATGCCTTATATCCCCGGTTTTTTATCCTTCCGCGAATATCCCGCGTTGCTTGAGGCGTGGGGGATGCTTTCACAGAAGCCCGATCTGGTGTTTGTGGACGGACACGGCATCTCGCATCCCCGTCGTTTAGGGGTTGCCAGCCATTTTGGGCTGCTGGTGGATGTGCCGACGATTGGCGTGGCGAAAAAGCGGTTGTGCGGGAAGTTTGAACCGTTGGGGGAAGAACCCGCCGCTCGTGCGCCGTTGATGGACAAAGGCGAGCAACTGGCGTGGGTCTGGCGCAGTAAAAAACGCTGTAATCCTTTGTTTATTTCTACCGGGCACCGCGTAAGCCTCGACGGCGCATTAACATGGGTCGAGCGCTGCATGGCCGGTTACCGTCTTCCGGAGCCAACCCGTTGGGCCGATGCCGTTGCCTCCGGGCGCCCGGCTTTTAAGCGCCTGCAAGCAATCGGCAGGTGATTCAGGTAAACTGCCGCTAATTTTCCGTCTTTGAGACACCGTCATGTTACAGAACCCTATTCATTTACGCCTGGAGAAGCTGGAAAGCTGGCAGCACGTCACTTTTATGGCTTCTTTGTGCGAGCGTATGTACCCGAACTACGCCATGTTTTGCCAGCAAACCGGCTTTGGCGATCCCCAGCTTTATCGCAAGATCCTTGACCTGGTTTGGGAAACCCAAACGGTGAAAGACGCCAAAGTGAACTTTGATAGTCAGTTAGAGAAACTTGAAGAGGCAATTCCTGCGGCTGACGACTATGATATTTACGGTGTCTATCCGGCGATTGACGCGTGCGTGGCGTTGAGTGAGCTTATTCACTCCCGTCTCTCGGGTGAAACGCTGGAGCACGCAATCGAAGTCAGTAAATGTTCAATCACTTCGGTGGCGATGCTGGAAATGACTCAGGCCGGTCGCGAAATGACCGACGAGGAGTTGAGAGCAAACCCGGCGGTAGAAGAAGAATGGGACATTCAGTGGGAGATTTTCCGGCTGCTGGCGGACTGCGAAGAACGCGATATTGAGCTCATTAAAGGGCTTCGTGCTGACCTCCGTGAGGCCGGCATCAGTAATATCGGTATAAATTTGCAGCAGTAAGACAGTAAAACGTGACATACAGTCTGATTTGTCCTCCCTGGAGGCTTCCAATTAACCCCCCGTCTGGTCTACATTTGTGGGGCGAATAAAAGTGGCTATCGGTGCGTGTATGCAGGAGAGTGCTTTTTAGGCATTTCCGTCGCACTCGATGCTTAGCAAGCGATAAACACATTGTAAGGATAACTTATGAACAAGACTCAACTGATTGATGTAATTGCTGACAAGGCTGACCTGTCTAAAGCACAGGCTAAAGCTGCTCTGGAATCCACTCTGGCTGCAATTACTGAGTCTCTGAAAGAAGGTGATGCTGTACAACTGGTTGGTTTCGGTACCTTCAAAGTGAACCACCGTGCTGAGCGCACTGGCCGCAACCCGCAGACCGGTAAAGAAATCAAAATTGCTGCTGCTAACGTGCCGGCATTTGTTTCTGGTAAAGCACTGAAAGACGCGGTTAAGTAAGTTAACGCGTGTCAGTGAACAGTTTTAACAGAGGGGCGTTTACGCCCCTTTTGTCCGTCTGGCGTCCACTACTGGCGCTGGCGGGTGTACTGGCGCTCACGGCATGCAGCAGTAACAAACTCCCTCCTTTTACCGCTACCGGCTATGTTGCCGATCAGGGCGTGGTGCGCATCTGGCGAAAAGACAACGCCGATGAATCCACCCATATCCTTACCGCGTTTAGCCCGTGGCAGCACGGCGCCACTACCACCGGTGAATACCGCTGGCAGGGTGACAAACTGACCTTTATCGAACTCAATATTCAGGGCAAGCAGCCGGAGCATGTCAAAGTCCGCTTTGACGACCACGGCGACCTGAGCTTTATGCAGCGGGAAGTGAATAGCCAGAAGCAGCAGCTTTCTAACGATCAGGTGGCTTTGTACCAGTTCAACGCCAATCGTATTCGTGAGACCAGCGAAGCGCTGCGCATCGGCCACGTTGTGCTGCGCCAGGGGCGCTGGCACCAGAACGGCACGGTAACGACCTGCGAAGGCGAAACATTATCGCCAAAGCTTGATAGCGCCTCCCTGAGCCATATAGCACGCCGTCAGAGCCACTCCTCCCTTGACGTCAGCATTGCCTGGCTGGAAGCCCCGGAAGGTTCACAGCTGCTGCTGGTGGCGAACCAGAACTTCTGCAGCTGGCAGCCTAAGCCTGGCGATTTCTAGGCGTAAAAAAACCGCCACGCGGGCGGTTTAGTGTGTACTTTCTGGATTACTTCGTGTTTTCACGCGCAATGGCGCGATAGCCGATATCCGAGCGGCTGAAAC
Coding sequences within:
- the hemE gene encoding uroporphyrinogen decarboxylase, which codes for MTELKNDRYLRALQRLPVDVTPVWMMRQAGRYLPEYKATRAQAGDFMSLCKNAELACEVTLQPLRRYALDAAILFSDILTIPDAMGLGLYFEAGEGPRFSSPIQSLADVQKLPIPDPEGELAYVMNAVRTIRRELKGEVPLIGFSGSPWTLATYMVEGGSSKAFTVIKKMMFADPKALHLLLDKLAQSVTLYLNAQIRAGAQSVMIFDTWGGVLSGRDYKEFSLYYMHKIVDGLLRENDGRRVPVTLFTKGGGQWLEAMAETGCDALGLDWTTDIADARRRVGHKVALQGNMDPSMLYAQPARIEEEVATILAGFGQGEGHVFNLGHGIHQDVPPEHAGVFVEAVHRLSAQYHRA
- the hupA gene encoding nucleoid-associated protein HU-alpha produces the protein MNKTQLIDVIADKADLSKAQAKAALESTLAAITESLKEGDAVQLVGFGTFKVNHRAERTGRNPQTGKEIKIAAANVPAFVSGKALKDAVK
- the nfi gene encoding deoxyribonuclease V (cleaves DNA at apurinic or apyrimidinic sites) translates to MDLTVLREQQLDLASKVIREDRLEQDPPRLIAGADVGFEQGGDVTRAAIVLLSYPSLELVEYQVARIATTMPYIPGFLSFREYPALLEAWGMLSQKPDLVFVDGHGISHPRRLGVASHFGLLVDVPTIGVAKKRLCGKFEPLGEEPAARAPLMDKGEQLAWVWRSKKRCNPLFISTGHRVSLDGALTWVERCMAGYRLPEPTRWADAVASGRPAFKRLQAIGR
- a CDS encoding DUF1481 domain-containing protein, which gives rise to MNSFNRGAFTPLLSVWRPLLALAGVLALTACSSNKLPPFTATGYVADQGVVRIWRKDNADESTHILTAFSPWQHGATTTGEYRWQGDKLTFIELNIQGKQPEHVKVRFDDHGDLSFMQREVNSQKQQLSNDQVALYQFNANRIRETSEALRIGHVVLRQGRWHQNGTVTTCEGETLSPKLDSASLSHIARRQSHSSLDVSIAWLEAPEGSQLLLVANQNFCSWQPKPGDF
- the thiC gene encoding phosphomethylpyrimidine synthase ThiC — encoded protein: MSASENKPGRREQRAAAQHFINTLEGTAFPNSRRIYLTGSREDIRIPMREIQLSPTLTGGSKDAPQYQPNDAVPVYDTSGPYGDPDISINVLHGISPLRSAWIADRRDSEALDERSSAYTKARLADDGLDELRFETQSKPRRAIAGQCVTQLHYARKGLVTPEMEFIAIRENMGRERIRDAVLRHQHPGEGFGARLPENITPEFVRDEVAAGRAIIPANINHPESEPMIIGRNFLVKVNANIGNSAVTSSIEEEVEKLVWATRWGADTVMDLSTGRYIHETREWILRNSPVPIGTVPIYQALEKANGIAEDLSWEMFRDTLLEQAEQGVDYFTIHAGVLLRYVPMTAKRLTGIVSRGGSIMAKWCLSHHQENFLYQHFREICEICAAYDVSLSLGDGLRPGSIQDANDEAQFAELHTLGELTKIAWEYDVQVMIEGPGHVPMQMIRRNMTEELEHCHEAPFYTLGPLTTDIAPGYDHFTSGIGAAMIGWFGCAMLCYVTPKEHLGLPNKEDVKQGLITYKIAAHAADLAKGHPGAQIRDNAMSKARFEFRWEDQFNLALDPFTARAYHDETLPQESGKVAHFCSMCGPKFCSMKITQEVRDYASKQARDAGMEDMSQHFRARGGEIYLRQEEA
- a CDS encoding YjaG family protein, which translates into the protein MLQNPIHLRLEKLESWQHVTFMASLCERMYPNYAMFCQQTGFGDPQLYRKILDLVWETQTVKDAKVNFDSQLEKLEEAIPAADDYDIYGVYPAIDACVALSELIHSRLSGETLEHAIEVSKCSITSVAMLEMTQAGREMTDEELRANPAVEEEWDIQWEIFRLLADCEERDIELIKGLRADLREAGISNIGINLQQ
- a CDS encoding Rsd/AlgQ family anti-sigma factor, translating into MLNQLANLTERVGGSNELVDHWLQARKHLLVAYYNMVGIKPNKESHTALDEKALDNFCHGLVDYLSSGHFSIYERIISNLEGSSPLLSAAQLYPQLEANTQQIMDLYDSHLENAIDRDSWVEFQQALSEIGECLGSRFTLEDKLVLLAIDNNLDGSASDPAGLASPA
- the nudC gene encoding NAD(+) diphosphatase → MERVIQNLDHGWWIVSHEQKIWLPQGDLPHGSAEEFQLVGTRALDIGEWEGEPVWLIRENRRSDMGSLRQLLDRDVGLFQLAGRGVQLAEFYRSHKYCGYCGHEMHFSKSEWAMLCGHCRERYYPQIAPCIIVAIRKDDHILLAQHTRHRNGVYTVLAGFVEVGETLEQAVAREVMEESSIQVKNLRYVTSQPWPFPQSLMTAFMADYHSGEIKIDPKELLDAGWYRYDQLPLLPPPGTVARRLIEDTVALCRADYE